From Cricetulus griseus strain 17A/GY chromosome 1 unlocalized genomic scaffold, alternate assembly CriGri-PICRH-1.0 chr1_0, whole genome shotgun sequence, a single genomic window includes:
- the Samd9 gene encoding sterile alpha motif domain-containing protein 9, with translation MAEKLNLPENTNDWTKEDVNLWLEGHKIDQKHRETLMLQDVNGAVLKWLDKNHLVEMGITHGPAIQIEALFKELQKSSSKQPTQTSKRKRGSKNIPKTQTEIRETPKQNQRGEENTDKADASALRPEAKGAESAKNELMEDKTELQGKQSPPGPTCIAYPFNEFSNPYRYKLHFILQPETGPLNLIDPVHEFKAFTNTEKASEEDIKMKFSNEIFRFASACMNSRTNGTIHFGVKDKPQGRIVGVDLSTVTKDTLINHFNLMIDQYFEAHQVQQAKKCIREPRFVEVLLPNSTPSNKFVIEVDVLPQHSECKEDYFQIKMQHLKSQTWQQSSKHSVFVRDGPQSKDIIGNKTDFKAFKLGLKEVADSRKEAETKFKEKPEGNKSEGQKLIDLLTGNQDLLDNSYYEWYILITNKCHPNQNSHLEFLKEIKWFAVLEFDPESESNGVVKAFKQSRVANLHFPSQFVEEKTTLNEKISSLNLYQQPSWIFCNGRSDLESDKYKPLDPISWQRERASEVRRLISFFTRDDIMPKGRFLVVFLLLSPVDDPRDPLIETFCGFYQDLKGMENILCISVFSSIYQVWKDLLEARLAGQQDELSNRSISALNLAEINGTILKLKSLTQSSKRFLPSIGSTTVLLKKEEIMTALEILCENECEGTLLENDKKKLFEFKTAKEQDFYRGGKVSWWNFYFSSENYSSSFVKRDKYEKLEKKIQEWADSSQPVCAKIIHLYHHPGCGGTTLAMHILWDLRKKFRCAVLKNKTEDFSEIGEQVTNLITYGATSRQEYLPVLLLVDDFEEQDNVYLLQASIQTAVANKHIRYEKPLVIILNCTRSQNPEKSAKIPDSVALVHQLSDKEQRAFELKLKEIKKHHENFEDFYSFMIMKTNFDRKYIENVVRNILKGQNVATKEAKLFAFLALLNTYVPDTTISLSQCEYYLGISNKKAFWGTEKFEDKMGTYSTILIKSEVIECGSYWGVRIIHHEIASASLEELKRSYNLSKSEIVMNMLTENLFYDMGIGKSKFFQDMQTLLLTRQRNEHEGETGNWFSPFIEALHKDEGNDAVKDVLLEATRRFNPNAFICQALARHFYLKEKDFKNALFWAKQARTIEPNNSYISDTLGQVYKSKIRWWIDDNIRNGSISAEDLTDLLDSAVHASDAFKDSQRQTEDREYEGKERLNQKSKRRYDTYNIAGYQGEIEVGLYTIKILQLIPFFDNKDELSKRDMINFISGNRDIPGDLNEFKIALKNFIPYLTNLQSSLKRAFDFFDDYFVLLKPRNNIKQYEESKCRSKVVGYFKRYVDIFSLLEESQNQNFRSKLTLPLQVERIRRTLEALKADKFSGLLEYLIKSPKDAVSSMEGIVNQYTSLLEQCVIKTQQKEKQNFILANIILSCINPASKLVKPVKKLKEQLREILQPIGLTYQFSEPYFLASLLFWPENQQLDQDSKQMEKYAWALETSFRGQYKRMYRTKQPIAYFFLEKGNNRNRLIHKGKIDENFEKVSDINSWWHSGKVWEEKKVQDLLLRLQGRAENNNLYIEYGINEKITIQITPTHLGQLRSGRSIEKVSFYLGFSIGGLLAYDIKIV, from the coding sequence ATGGCAGAGAAACTCAACCTTCCAGAGAATACAAATGACTGGACAAAAGAGGATGTGAATCTGTGGCTAGAAGGTCATAAGATTGAccaaaagcacagagaaaccttgatgttACAAGATGTGAATGGAGCAGTCTTGAAGTGGTTAGACAAAAACCATCTTGTTGAAATGGGCATAACCCATGGGCCCGCTATCCAAATAGAAGCACTATTCAAGGAACTGCAGAAATCATCTTCAAAACAGCCTACTCAGACATCTAAGAGGAAAAGGGGTAGTAAAAATATTCCTAAAACTCAGACAGAAATTAGAGAGActccaaagcaaaaccaaagggGTGAAGAGAACACAGATAAGGCTGATGCCTCTGCCTTGAGGCCAGAGGCTAAAGGTGCTGAATCAGCAAAAAATGAGCTGATGGAAGATAAAACAGAGCTACAGGGTAAACAGTCACCTCCAGGACCAACATGCATTGCATACCCTTTCAATGAATTCAGTAATCCATATCGTTACAAATTACATTTTATCCTACAGCCTGAAACAGGGCCCCTCAATCTCATCGACCCAGTACATGAATTCAAAGCcttcacaaacacagaaaaagcctcagaagaggacattaagATGAAATTTAGCAATGAGATTTTCAGATTTGCTTCAGCTTGTATGAATTCACGTACTAATGGGACCATTCATTTTGGAGTCAAAGACAAACCCCAAGGAAGAATTGTTGGTGTGGACCTCTCCACTGTCACCAAGGACACCCTAATCAACCACTTCAATCTGATGATAGACCAGTATTTTGAGGCCCATCAGGTCCAACAAGCAAAGAAGTGTATTCGAGAGCCAAGATTTGTAGAAGTTCTACTGCCAAACAGTACCCCGTCTAACAAGTTCGTTATTGAAGTGGATGTCCTTCCACAGCACTCGGAATGCAAAGAAGACTATTTCCAGATAAAAATGCAACATCTTAAGAGCCAAACATGGCAACAGAGTTCAAAGCACTCAGTGTTTGTTCGAGATGGGCCCCAAAGTAAGGACATCATAGGGAATAAAACTGATTTCAAAGCCTTTAAGTTAGGTTTAAAAGAAGTGGCAGACTCTAGGAAAGAAGCAGAAACGAAATTCAAAGAGAAACCAGAGGGAAACAAGAGTGAGGGACAAAAGCTAATTGATCTGTTGACAGGAAACCAGGATCTGTTAGATAACTCATACTATGAGTGGTACATACTTATAACAAATAAATGTCATCCAAACCAAAACAGTCACTTAGAGTTCCTGAAGGAAATTAAATGGTTTGCTGTGTTGGAGTTTGATCCTGAGTCTGAGAGCAATGGTGTAGTCAAGGCTTTCAAACAAAGCCGAGTAGCAAACCTCCACTTTCCAAGCCAATTTGTAGAAGAAAAAACTACATTAAATGAGAAGATTTCCAGCCTGAATCTCTACCAGCAACCCAGCTGGATTTTCTGCAATGGCAGGTCAGATCTGGAGAGTGACAAATACAAACCCTTAGATCCTATTTCCTGGCAAAGAGAAAGAGCTTCCGAAGTCAGGAGGCTGATCTCATTCTTTACACGTGATGATATAATGCCCAAAGGGAGATTTTTGGTGGTATTTTTACTACTGTCCCCTGTGGATGACCCCAGAGACCCTCTCATTGAGACTTTCTGTGGTTTCTACCAAGACCTCAAAGGAATGGAAAATATACTGTGTATTTCTGTATTCTCAAGCATCTATCAGGTATGGAAAGACCTACTTGAAGCAAGATTAGCAGGACAGCAAGATGAATTATCGAACCGAAGCATTTCTGCTTTAAATCTTGCAGAGATAAATGGCACTATTCTTAAGTTAAAATCCTTAACTCAGTCTTCAAAGCGATTCTTGCCATCTATTGGTTCAACTACTGTCCttctgaaaaaggaagaaatcatgaCTGCCTTGGAGATTCTCTGTGAGAATGAGTGTGAAGGTACACTCTtggaaaatgacaaaaagaaattatttgaatTCAAGACAGCCAAAGAGCAAGACTTCTACAGGGGTGGCAAAGTGTCCTGGTGGAACTTCTACTTCTCTTCCGAAAACTATTCTTCATCATTTGTGAAAAGGGATAAGTatgaaaaacttgaaaaaaaaattcaagaatggGCAGATTCCTCTCAACCGGTGTGTGCAAAAATTATTCACCTGTACCATCATCCAGGCTGTGGAGGAACTACTTTGGCCATGCACATTCTCTGGGATCTAAGAAAGAAGTTCAGATGTGCTGTGCTGAAAAATAAGACAGAGGATTTCTCAGAAATTGGAGAACAGGTGACAAATTTAATCACCTATGGAGCAACTAGCCGTCAGGAGTACTTACCTGTGCTGCTCCTCGTTGACGATTTTGAAGAGCAAGACAATGTCTACCTTCTGCAGGCCTCCATCCAAACTGCTGTTGCTAACAAACATATTCGGTACGAGAAGCCTCTGGTGATCATTCTCAATTGCACAAGGTCACAAAATCCTGAGAAAAGTGCAAAGATCCCGGACAGTGTTGCTCTAGTTCACCAACTGTCTGACAAAGAGCAGAGAGCATTTGAGCTTAAGCTGAAAGAAATCAAAAAACACCATGAAAACTTTgaagatttttattcttttatgatcatgaaaacaaattttgacagaaaatacatagaaaatgtgGTCAGGAACATTCTGAAAGGGCAAAATGTCGCCACCAAGGAAGCAAAGCTCTTTGCTTTCCTAGCTCTTCTTAACACATATGTACCCGATACTACTATTTCCCTCTCACAGTGTGAGTACTACCTAGGCATCTCAAACAAGAAGGCTTTCTGGGGGACAGAAAAGTTTGAAGACAAGATGGGTACCTACTCTACAATTCTAATCAAATCAGAGGTCATAGAATGCGGGAGCTACTGGGGGGTGCGTATCATTCACCATGAGATTGCCTCTGCCTCGCTGGAAGAATTGAAGAGAAGCTACAATTTAAGCAAAAGTGAAATCGTGATGAATATGCTCACAGAAAATTTATTCTATGACATGGGTATTGGAAAAAGCAAGTTTTTCCAAGACATGCAAACACTGCTGCTCACAAGGCAGCGCAATGAACATGAAGGTGAGACAGGAAACTGGTTCTCCCCATTCATCGAAGCATTACATAAAGATGAAGGAAATGATGCCGTAAAAGATGTGTTACTTGAAGCTACCCGCAGGTTCAACCCCAATGCATTCATTTGCCAAGCCTTGGCGAGACATTTCTACCTTAAGGAGAAGgactttaaaaatgctttattttgggCAAAACAAGCAAGAACCATAGAGCCCAATAATTCTTACATCTCAGATACACTGGGCCAAGTctacaaaagtaaaataagatggtGGATAGACGATAATATAAGGAATGGGAGTATCTCAGCTGAAGATCTGACTGACCTTTTAGACTCGGCAGTGCATGCATCGGATGCTTTCAAAGATTCTCAACGGCAAACCGAAGACAGAGAATATGAGGGGAAAGAAAGGTTGAATCAAAAGTCAAAAAGGAGGTACGATACTTACAACATAGCTGGTTACCAAGGGGAGATAGAAGTTGGACTCTACACTATCAAGATCCTCCAACTCATTCCTTTTTTTGACAACAAAGATGAACTATCTAAACGAGATATGATCAACTTTATATCAGGAAATCGTGATATCCCCGGGGATCTAAATGAATTTAAGATAGCACTCAAGAATTTTATTCCTTATCTCACTAACCTGCAATCTTCTTTGAAGAGAGCCTTTGATTTTTTTGATGATTACTTTGTCCTTCTAAAACCTAGAAACAATATAAAGCAATATGAAGAGTCAAAATGTCGGAGCAAGGTGGTAGGGTACTTTAAGAGATATGTAGACATATTCAGTCTCTTGGAAGAATCACAAAATCAAAATTTTAGATCAAAGCTCACTCTACCACTTCAGGTAGAAAGGATCCGGAGAACCCTGGAAGCTTTAAAAGCAGACAAGTTTTCTGGACTCTTAGAGTATCTCATCAAAAGTCCGAAAGATGCTGTGAGCTCCATGGAAGGCATAGTGAACCAATACACGTCCCTTCTTGAGCAGTGTGTTATCAAAACCcagcaaaaggaaaagcaaaattttATCTTGGCCAACATCATCCTCTCTTGTATtaatcctgcctcaaaattagTGAAGCCAGTTAAGAAACTGAAAGAGCAGCTTCGAGAGATCCTGCAACCAATTGGCCTGACTTACCAATTTTCAGAACCTTattttcttgcttctcttttaTTCTGGCCAGAAAACCAACAACTAGATCAAGACTCTAAACAAATGGAAAAGTACGCTTGGGCACTGGAAACTTCTTTCAGGGGGCAATATAAACGTATGTATCGCACGAAGCAACCAATCGCCTATTTCTTTCTTGAGAAAGGCAACAATAGGAACAGACTTATCCACAAAGGAAAAATTGatgaaaattttgaaaaagtATCTGATATTAATTCCTGGTGGCATAGTGGAAAAGtatgggaagagaagaaagtccAGGATCTTTTGCTTCGTTTGCAGGGACGAGCTGAAAACAACAATTTATACATAGAGTATGGAATCAATGAAAAAATCACAATACAAATTACACCCACTCACTTAGGTCAACTCAGAAGTGGGAGGAGCATAGAAAAGGTGTCTTTTTATCTAGGGTTTTCCATTGGAGGCCTTCTTGCTTATGACATTAAAATTGTCTAA